A stretch of DNA from Rhizoctonia solani chromosome 9, complete sequence:
ATTGAGTGATGTCGTCTACGTCTTGTATTGCGGCCTTCCTAGCACTTGGTCCCCTCTTCTTGCTTTTCCCATTGGAGCTGGAAGCAGCTTTGCGATGCTGAGATGCGTATTTGATTGCTTGCGCAAGGTATTGAGCATGGAGTTCCCGACATGGCTTGGTAAAATATCGTCGGTAACTGGCTGGAATGCCCTTATATGCTTCTTCTGTAAGCAAGAACCCGTCAGATAGTGTTGCATACTCCAATGGAATACCGCTTGAATCATGAATATCCTCATCGTCTGGCTTGGCGTCCTCGGCGTCTCTGATGGGACGTAGGCTGCATAATAAGCGAAAGTGGTTGTTGACAAAGGGCCTAATACCATAAGGCCCTCTGTCCAGACGCATGGAAGGATTGTCAAGGAAAAGCAAGGGGGTGTGGGCGAGCGGTGTAGTCGGCATGCTTGGAAAATTGGTGGGAGTGGGGTGTCTGAAGTGGCTATCACAAGCCAAGGTTAGAAAAGGCTCAACGTTGATTTAAGGTAACCTAAGCACTCGCCACAAAAGCAAAGCTAAGAAAGCAGGGGTTGCGAACAAGGAACAGGGTGCTCAAGAGTGTAGATCAAAGGGAAATAAGTTTTTGACATGACTCCAATAGATATTCCAAATCTCAACAATAATAGCACGCGTGCTCTTTCCTGTCGCAAAGTGTTAGCGCAAATTGAATATCAAATTTGTTACATTGCCCAAGGTGGTTAGAATAGCGTATAATCACCCCGTTCCCTCTGACACGTTGATTGCCTACTGCGGCAAAGCTGAAGCTGGAAATCACGCAGCTATGCATGGATCCATCAATTCAAAACCAGGACCTCCATTTGAACCATGCGGACCGCCAGACTTCTTAATTACGGAGAGTAGCAAAATTGGAAATGCGACCAAATGGCGTTCGGCATAGGACTACGTGCATACTGAAGTTCATAGGATACAGAACCATACACAAGGCGCTATAGACAGAGCAGCATGAGACAGAGACACGCAAAACAAAAcagaacaaaaaaaaaaaaaacgatGTCTCAGTCAAACACTACACTTCGGCTCTAGAAGTTTGAGGCTTGCGGGATTATTATTCGATCTTTGATGAACCGATCGCTACCGTATCCTCCTGTCACCCATCAAAACGCGATCGAGTCTGCGGTGATTGGGGTCCTATATCAGCCTCTCATACGCTGGTCCGGGGACTGGTCACGCTATGACACACGCCAGGGGTGACCACTAATTTGGCGGCAAAGATTTGAAGTGTAACGAGAGAAGCCAAAGCTGTAACATCAGTTTGGCTTCCTTACTCAGACTACCTCGGTCAATTACACAACGCCCCTGCTATCCAGCTGCTTCTCTCCTACAATTTGTTGATACCTTGCAGCAAATACGTGTTGCTTTCAACGTTAACTTTTATATGCACTGATATCTGCTTTGTGTCACAAAATGTGACAGTAAAAGCGGTGCACTAGGCGCCCTGTCGCGCTCCAAATAACGCCATACAGATGCAAAGAAAGACTGGCAGCAACGCGTTTTTCCTCCGACCGTGTTTCACTTTGCGCTTTATTTACAGTCAGTAAGTAATCATGGAAACTGCCGAATCTAGTCGCTCCGCGGTTTGTAAGTCAAGTGAAGCCGTTACAGTTACAAAGATTACTGACATAACAAACGGCTCTTCAGCTCAGAGAGTACGCCTTATAGTCAACGCAGCCAAAGATCGGGTGAGCCGCGTTTATTTCTCGTATTTATGTTGGAAGCTCACTTGAACTTTATGAAAAATCGGCTTTCAATTATACGTTCACACATGTCAAACTACAATGTTTGGATGCGCAGTACTGCTTCTATTGTGACGATGGCGGGGCTCTCATGGATTGCTTTACTTGCAATCGAACGTTTTGCTTTCGAGTCATGGGAGAAGAAGGTGAAGACGAGCAAGTCAACTCTTGCGTAACTGTACCACCGGATATGGTCAACAACAGACTTCGAAGATTCCGATGTCCCCAATGCCTGTCGGAAGCTCCCTCAAGTTTGCCAGATGTAAGTTCTATTACGACTCGCACAGTATTTGGTAGAAACTCAAGTGCAAAAGTATATAATCAATCGAGGATCAAGGTCAACTAGGCGAATTGCCTCCCGGGCGTCCCTGGCCCTCCTCATATTTTATCTCGACAACCAAGAGTCTCAGGCTCGAAGCCTAATGGACCAGGTGTCGTCGGCCTTGCGGGTATTTGAGGTTGAAGTCATATCGCATATGAGGGTTATAGGGAGCCAGGTAGATGACAACAAGGCCACTTCTATTCATAGACAGTACGTAACACATCTACTTTGCGGACCCCCGGCCCAGTTTAGGCTACTCACCATCCTCAGGCTGGTATTTGATGGCCCTTACCACTTGGCCGTAGTGTTCTTGACGGAGGCTAGCCCGGATGGAGGGTGGTGGATAAGCTCGGAGGACAGCGAAGGAGGTGCAGGGCTGGCACCGGAGAAAGTCTTCCTTCGGTACCACATCAAGGCCCTGACCAAGCTCGCAAACAATGCCAGATCTGCGAGACTTTTCATGTTGAGTTGCGGAACCAATCTGTTCGCCGCGTCTTGCCTTGAGAGTATCTACGAGACCGTAGGAAGGTGGGCCAAGTCATTTGATTGGTGAAGAACACGAACTCATCTGTGCTTCATTACTGATATTGTACATCATCTCTTTGTGCTTGTTGCTTCTTGCAGTCGTCCATGGCATTCGATTATATTACCAAGTACGCCTGCATTGATAGCGCAAGAGGTGGCCGATATTCTACCGGATATGTTTGTCCATCTGTATTATTTTGGTGCAAGCTTCAAGAGCTCCCTGCTTCGCGTCTGGGCAAAACTCGTAACAACACGGATTCACACGGGTTTTGTTCTCATGGACAGACCGCGTTTTGAGGATCGGCTGTCTGTTTCGAAACTCGAGTACGCCGCACACTCGATCAGGCCGTTTGGTGTCCCTCTGCCAATACCAGAGTCTCTGTGCGGCTGTTGGGGCAAAAATGCGGATTGGAAGCTTCGCTATTCATCCACTAATTACGGCGAGTGCTTTTACTATTTCCGCAGCTCTTGTTGCGCACACAAGCTTCACGTTGCAATTTTCACGGACCAACGCAAGACGCGTAAAGTCCATGGGACCGTGATAATGGAAGAGGAATGGGACTTATCAAAAAAGGACTTTAGGTTTGACCCTGCTCGCATGGTTCGTATGGTGCAATCGGTAAGTGCATTTCAGGACCACAAGGACGAATGACTTTCTGCTGACCACTGACCCAGCCGGAAAGGCATGGAGGCAAAGAGATACAAAGACCACGTCATGAAGCACCTTGGACACAGGCTGGACAGGAAGCCAGGGAGGCAACGACTTCCGATGTGGCAGGATCCATAGTCTGAAGCCCCAAAATGAGAGGCACTGTATTGTGTTTGAGTACATATATGATATATTACGCGTTTTACATCCGGATGGTAAGCAATAAATTGGTCACAAAGCTAAGACACCGATTTTGCCAATATGTCAGTTATATCCCTTGGACTTATTCAAACAAAGAATGGCTTACCGGGTGTGCTTTTGGCAGCTCATCACGCAATGACGGTGGGTTGATTTGGCGAGACCAGATTCGAAGACCTGTGTCCACAGCTTGCACTCTAAAAACCCTTGATTTTTCCAGTTCCAACGTGTAATCAAGATGGGTGGATGCGATGCTATATTCGGTATGGACTATACAAATTTGAAACGTATTAAAAAATGAAATATCCACATTGTGTGGATCATCCACCAACCGTGCCCTAGTCTTCTTTTCCTTGCGGATTCAATGGGGGCTGAGGCCTATAAGGTTGGCATCCTCGCTGAGCTGCTAAGAAGCAATTGATAGCCGAAACCCACGTACTTGGGTTGCTCTACGTAGATATGTCAGATCCTCAGGTGATGTACCTCTGAGCAAGGCTTACCAACTAGTTCGCTCTCTGACTCTGAGTCCATCTGGACTAAAGCGACGTTGAAGTCAGAGGATTAGTTTCGGCTTGGACAGAGTATGTTAAGTACGTACGGCTAACTTGGGCTGCATGCCCCCCGCTTGATTTCTTCTTCGGTTGCTTCTTCCTTGCACTCGCTTTCTTTGTTGATTTATTCACGTTCAGGTTAACGGGCATTTTAGTAGATATAGGCTCTGGGTCGCTAAGAAAGTCTGAGAGTACAAGTGTGTGGTGGAGCGGATGAGGCCATGAGGCTTGCGGTTCAGTGGCAATAAACCCTGATGCACGTGATCAATGTCAAACCGAGGCCCTTGGAGAGACAGAAAAAAACCATAACGCGTGACACTCCCCCGTCTGTATAAGTCAAGCCGCTGCTATTCAGGCCTTTCCGCCCCTCAGACTCAAATTATACTAGAAATGTCGTCCGGAACTAAGGTCTACAACTTTGTTAGCCAACCAGACCAGTTCAAGACCGTACTTGACGCAATTGCCAAATCCGAGGGTATTGTTTTCCTGTGTGGCCCGGATCTGCTGGCATCCTCAGGAATGCCGGTAAGTATAACTTCTCAATGATGTTTGGGGGCCCTGTAACTTTGAACATACCTTACTTTTATTGATCTAGAGTTTGTCTCAAACATCAACGTTTTGCCACAACACTTTCGATTCACAGTTGCCGCTTAGCAAGATGATTGTGGACTGCTCAGAGCCAAACGGTGGACCATCCCAGCTTTCGGACGACCAATTGGCGGCGTACAACAAGGTTATGGCAGCCAGAAGAATTCAGGCGCGTGGCATCCCATCGAGTCCGTTCCATCAGTACTTCCATCGAGTTTTTGCCTTGAAACGAGTCGTGAAGTACCTAACTACGAGCTTTGACGCTGTTGAGGTTCTCAGGAAGCGCGTCGCGGAAAGTAAAGTAGTGAGGATGTATGGAGACAACCGGTTCTTAAGGTGCTATCTTCCGAGATGCCCTTATATCAAAGAGAAAGATACGACCGCGCTCGATAATTCAATGCTATACGGGGAGACTGTGCCTTGTACGGGATGCACGCGAGCAGGTGTGCCTTTTTCTCTGCTTTGAGGTCCATAAGACCATGTATGTTTGTTTTGAGCGTGTCTCAAACACCTTGGTTCCATATAACGAATCAATGTTTCTCTATTTATTGCTTTTGCGTTTGAAAGTCATTAACCCAAGTTCTGCTTTACCATAGTCAAACGAGCCACCTCTCGCCCTCCCGCTCCGGCAGCTAAGGCGTCCCGCCGCCTATGCCCAGCAGTTCTAAACAGCATGGCCTCTGACATGCTTCCTGGAGCCAGGCTACGCAATAGGATAGTAGCCGCCGCAAAGAACGCGGACCTACTTCTTATTGCCGGGATATCTCTCCAGTCCGATGAGATAATGGACCTTGTCCGAGAGATTGCCGAGCAGGTGCATAGGCGCTATGGCGGGGTCGTGTACATCGGGGAACAACCCAGCGGGGGGCGTGGGTCCAAGTACCATGTCGATTTCCACTTGCAGATGACCCCAGACAAGTGCGCCGGGCACATCCAAAGTACTATGAACCGGGTAAGCATTTATATCAGATAGGCAAGGTACCGGGGTGCTCAAGTTTTATTACCTTTCCTGCTTTCTCACGTTTGTATTGAACTAAACTCCggcacaactcagcttgaaGATGCGGACACTAGTATGGAATCGGCAGTGGGAACAGAAAGCGAAAAAGCAGGTGCCTGGTGTGAAGTATGTTGAGTGGAGATCATAAGAAATGGAGGCAACCTTCTCATGCACCTTTGCGTTCCAGATCATAAACAACGAGATCGAAAGCCTGTTTTTGGTAGAGGAACCTGAGTTAAACAGGCCCCAGTGCTTTCTGTGCAATACCTCACTCGAAGAATGTTTGCTTAAGTGCAGGCGTTGTGGTGACTGGCTCTGCTACACGGGTCCATACCATACAAATCGAACGGCTCCCTGCGTCGTGCTGCAGATGTTCAGGGACGAGGCCAACAAGCCATCTATCGAGATGGAGATAGATGCTTTCTGCTGTATGTACTGTTGGAACCACTCCGAAGAGGGTCCTTATCCGGTACGCACTGCACCGTCTTTGGTTTTTAATCTAGGTTTGAAACTTTGCTTACGCTATTCTCCACCTTTTAGCATTCTGTGAAACCTGCTCCATGGGTGGCTGTACAGGAACGGGGCAGACCTGCGCCGCGCATGATTATGATCATCTACTTCCTCGATCAGTTCTGGCCCCAAGCAAAACATCTCAGGAACCTTGTGGCCGGGAAATGGGCTGGTAGAGGCTGGTCGGTAAGTGGTATGCTCACTGAAATGAACTCTGTTTGAGTGCCGTCTCTTTAAGGCTCATGTCGAGCCGGTGCGACTGGAAAACCTCCATGAGCCCCGTAACATATTACCAAATTTGTGAGTGGATCGAACGTAAGCCTTGAGGGTTCAGCTGCTTACCGATATCGCTCAGCTCCTGGGATGCAAAGACATACAACGTCTTTGTCATATATATCACGCACGGCATCTCGAGCTCCAAGGGGTACCAGATCTCCCCCACAGAGTTGTATCCAGCGCCCCAGGTGAGCCGAGCTTCAGCAAGCATTTGAGCGCAACTAAAAGCCGTCTTTGAATCTCATAGTTTCTTGAATACACTCTTACGCCGGTGAGGGACATAATACTCCAAGCGAACCATTCCTTGGCCATTTTCGCCTGCTGCGGGTATCCCTTCTTGGAGCCTCAGAAAGTATGGGACCTGCAGCTGTGGTTGAATAGGTATCTTGCCGGTAGTATCTTGCCTTTCAGAGCAAGGCTGACAGTCGAATGTTTAGGAGCATTTTCATAAACTCTATCATCGGCTGCCTGAACGAGAAGCTTTCCCCGGCTTTCCTTCTTTCCTTTATCGGAAAGCTAACCACGGTCTCGGCAGACGATAGAGTGTACTCAGAGGATGCGATGAACTCATGGATGTCAAGCAATATCGCGGTCAGCCATACCGATCTAATCTATCTTCAGAGGTTGTCCCCTCCGGTCATGTGGCTCTTTTCACCCTTTGATACCCGTCCGCTTGGGAAGGAGCTGCCCCACATCCTCACTGCGTGCAAATGCAGACGTGAAGAGATGGTGACTGCACAGGGGAAGCAAACCGCAAAAGTATGGAAGGTTTCACACAATGCCACGATAGGAATGCCCTTGAGTGATGTTCGAGTCAAGGTGTCATGTTCTATATGTCGGCAAATGTGGGTCCTACCATCCGAGCATCTCAAGGGGAAAGTATATTCGCATGCAGGTCTTTACTGCTCAGTAGTTCCGTACTTCGCGACGTAGACTTACTATGCGTCAGATCCAAGATACCCAAGTGGCTTCCTGTATTTATAATTATATTCAACGCTAATCATTATAACTTGTGTGCACATAACATCTCTTATGAAGCGTTCTTAGAACCGCCATTCTTCACCACTGAGAAAGAAGGTACACTGGGACCACAAGGCTGATCAATCTCCCGATAGAAAGCAATGACATCAGTCAGTTAAGGTTGATCTCGCACAGGACAGATACCAATGCGTCAACTTATTCCCGTCCGGGTGCTGTGATTTAGGCAGGCAAACAAGCCTCTATTGCCGTGCGTACATATTGGCACGTGGTACACAACCAATCCAACAGAGCAAAAGTCCTATATCAGCCTACCAGCTAAGGTTAACGCAACGCTGAAACCTTGCACACCTCAAGGCCGGTAGCTCATCATGGTTGTTCCAGCATAATTCCAACATAATTAGATAATCGACCCTGAGTCACATGCGTTACTTGCACATTGTACTGGGACAAGATCTACCACCTTACCCCTCGATCCTCATTGTTCAAATGGCCGCTAGAATGAGACTCAACGTTCTGAGCATGATCAATGATTTAAGAAAAAAACTGAGTCATCCCATTTTCTCCATTGTTGAATTAATGCCCGAAGCAGTGGAGCATATTATAACAGTGCTTAACCCTTCCAAACGAGAGGTATGCGAGGAGTTATATCATGAGATCCAGTTATTCaagcaaaatctggacgccGCCATGACCGATCAGAGAAACGGCACGGAGTACAGGCACTATTGCTATTACATATTGTGAGGGTAATATTTTGCTAGTTGGGCTCAGGGCTGAGTTAATTTTACTTCTTGGCGAATTTTTGCGACTTCTCACGCTGGTTTCTCAGCGACTTGTCTTATGATATAAGGATGGAAAGTACAGGAAAAGAACTGGCTGAAACGTTTCAACTGTATAACACCATGTTGGCAGTCAGTCCGGAAGCTATGATACCATACAGGTAGTATACTTATTTCTACGCCCAGACTACCAAAAGAGAGCTGAAAATAAGAAAGAAGAGAACAGCCCTGGCCAAAAGAAATAGTGAGTTCGAATTGTATTGCAGAAATCGTAGAGTATCTCATCTTGGCTGGCGTTAGAACAACTGCGCCAGCTTGCAATCGACGTGGGTTTTGAATTGGTTGGCCACACAGAGGGGTCTTATCCTACCGATGTTTATTGCATGGACGCAAACACTCATGAGAAGCTTGACCCCCGTAAAATGCTTATCAAAGGCGTGGATGCTATATACAAAGAACTAGAGAGTGCATCCGCGTCTTGCTCAAAGAGCCGAGGGCGTGCTAATAAGCAAGCATCAGTACCGCCTCCGGTCAAAGATGCTTCTTTGGGGGATGGGTTCGTGGACACCAAAACTGTGCTTGCTGACAAAAGATTCAAAGTTCTTAGCCATGGCACTGTGTATGGTTTTGCTCGGGGCTCCGATCAAACCTACTCTATGGTTTTTGCTGTACAGTTTCAATCTCAAGACTCGCTTCTGGAGATAGAAAAAGAAGCCGTTGACGTTTTCACCAGTGTTTTGCCAAAGATGGCGGTACATGCATATGAGGTTAGGGTTAACGGAGCTCAAAGCGTAGGAGGCAAACGAGGTAAGTTGTATTCGATCTAAGACAGCTCATCAATTTCTTTTCACCCTCTCCAGCCGGACACCTCTACAGCGTTGGATGGCGCCCTGGAACCACTCATGGTGAACGGGCGGCAGTGTATGCTGCGCAAAATACTAAGGATAAGCACGATCCAACCCATTACATAGATCTGTACAACTCTCTGGAATTAGTCAATGTAAGCAAAATAAAACCTGAGTCACGGCACGCACTCGCTGACCGTGTTCAAGTCCGCCTGGATGGTCATGGAAGAGAGCCTGTCTCCGCGCGCAGTGCTGAGGACTATTGATACTCTGGCCAACACGGCGGTGCCAATGTTTGGCTCACAAAGCAGCGATATTGCTGTAAGTTCATCCTTGTCGGCCACTCTTGAGCTCCTGCAGTTCTCATCACATTTCTAGTCGCATGGACCCAGTCTTGGGTCCAATATGGCTGCTTCTCAGCATGACCAGAACGGAAACGGCTTTGCCAACAAAATGCACGTCGATAGAGACATGGACTCTCTTCCCGAGTACTACGGGAATGTATTTGCATTTGGCCAATGGATCCATGTTGATAAGGAGGGCCGCTTGGTTGAGAATGAAAGGATCAAGGCAGCCATCCCGGATGGCTTATTCGTGATCCCTGGATACAGAATTGCGTTTGACCTTGGTGCAGCCACAATTGTTAAGGCTATATGGCGTGGAGGAATGGATACGCATGGCACCACAACATCCAAAGTCGATATAACTCAAGGTATTACTCGGTGGGGGATGTCGATTCAAACAAATAGGGGGTTGAACCAGCGCATGAGAAGTGGGAAGGGAAATATATTTGGTATACGCGAACGTCTGCGTCAGTACTATGATATTTTTTCCACTCCAGTGGGTGAAGAAGGGGATGAAGACGTGGATGAAAGCAAGGATGCCTAGTATATCAACTACTGTATATCTTATGGTCcaatattaatatatatatatatatatatatatatatatatgtttGCGTTTACCTGGTTAGAGCTGAAAGCACCCTATTTGGCTGCAATATGGAGTGAGCGTGAGCCTGTCTCACAATTTCCTACAAGACTATAATTGACAAATTTACAAAGCACCACACCTTGCTCATAAAACAGTGCGTATGGATCAAGCCGAGCGCGTGGTTTGTTTGATTTGCACAAATTATATACATACCGAGAGACATGAGATCCAACAGATATATAGGCGAAGCTGCGGCTAGCACGCAGGTCAATGGGGGCAAAACGATAGCTACTTTGCAAGGCGACAAGGAGCCAAGCCTTACCGGGCCAGTGATCAATAGCAGCACTGGATGCTCCAAAATCTGTTGGAATGGAACTCGTCGAGGTGTGGGCAGAGAACAACGTCGCAGTCGGTAGCTGTGTATAAGAATGCACAGCACAGCGCAAGTACTCAACCACTTACAACAGAACTCTTTTCCACATGCGTCGGCACGCTTTGTACTTACCGCACCTCATTTCAAGGGCATATCATGTGATCCTACCCGCCGCCACCTGCTCACAATCCTGCGCCTGGCATAGTCTCACCTACACCTGAGGGTGTCGGGTTGACCCAGAGCTCCATGCACGCGCAATGAGGGCGAATTTAGAGAGCAAGATCGTGCGAGGCGCGACGACTACTTGCACGATGGCTTCAACTCCCTGGGCGGATGTCATTACCAACAGCTTCGACCCCAGACCCAGCCACAACCTCAAGCCCAGTAGCCATACTAGGTTGGATACTGACGGGGCGCGTTCCCGGCGGTTCCAATGCGGCACACTCAACAAAGGCGTACACTATAACACCGGAATGCATACGGTACACGCCATTGTTGTATTGTAAAGGCCGTTGACAAAGCTTTGAGTTGTCATGTAGGTTTGATATTGATAGGGAGTAGTCCCGGCGGTTCCCATGCGGTACACGCAATGGGGGCGTATGCCGTAGTACCGGGACACATACGGCATGTACCATTATTATCGGAGGGGCCACCAATTAAGTTCCAATTGATTTTGTGCGTGAGATAATGGCCGAGTGCAGTCCCGGCGACTCCCATGCGGTACACGCAATGGGGGCGTACGCCATAGTACCGGGACGCATATAGTATATGCCATTTTTTCATTGGAAGGACCGCCGACGGGGTCTTAACCCGTTGTGTGTGTTTGATACCCATGGGGCTGCATTCCCGGCGGTTCCCATGCGGTACACGCAATGGGGGCGTATGCCGTAGTACCGGGACACATACGGCATGTACCATTATTATCGGAGGGGCCACCAATTAAGTTCCAATTGATTTTGTGCGTGAGATAATGGCCGAGTGCAGTCCCGGCGACTCCCATGCGGTACACGCAATGGGGGCGTACGCCATAGTACCGGGACGCATATAGTATATGCCATTTTTTCATTGGAAGGACCGCCGACGGGGTCTTAACCCGTTGTGTGTGTTTGATACCCATGGGGCTGCATTCCCGGCGGTTCCCATGCGGTACACGCAATGGAGGCGTAAGCCATAAGTGCCGGGATAAGTGTGGCATGTATAAATCTCATTGGTAACCTAGATATCTTGCAGTTAGGTCGTCGTCACACAT
This window harbors:
- a CDS encoding helicase domain-containing protein, with product MSSGTKVYNFVSQPDQFKTVLDAIAKSEGIVFLCGPDLLASSGMPSLSQTSTFCHNTFDSQLPLSKMIVDCSEPNGGPSQLSDDQLAAYNKVMAARRIQARGIPSSPFHQYFHRVFALKRVVKYLTTSFDAVEVLRKRVAEIKRATSRPPAPAAKASRRLCPAVLNSMASDMLPGARLRNRIVAAAKNADLLLIAGISLQSDEIMDLVREIAEQVHRRYGGVVYIGEQPSGGRGSKYHVDFHLQMTPDKCAGHIQSTMNRLEDADTSMESAVGTESEKAGAWCEIINNEIESLFLVEEPELNRPQCFLCNTSLEECLLKCRRCGDWLCYTGPYHTNRTAPCVVLQMFRDEANKPSIEMEIDAFCCMYCWNHSEEGPYPHSVKPAPWVAVQERGRPAPRMIMIIYFLDQFWPQAKHLRNLVAGKWAGRGWSAHVEPVRLENLHEPRNILPNFSWDAKTYNVFVIYITHGISSSKGYQISPTELYPAPQFLEYTLTPVRDIILQANHSLAIFACCGYPFLEPQKVWDLQLWLNRSIFINSIIGCLNEKLSPAFLLSFIGKLTTVSADDRVYSEDAMNSWMSSNIAVSHTDLIYLQRLSPPVMWLFSPFDTRPLGKELPHILTACKCRREEMVTAQGKQTAKVWKVSHNATIGMPLSDVRVKVSCSICRQMWVLPSEHLKGKVYSHAGLYCSVVPYFAT
- a CDS encoding helicase domain-containing protein, which translates into the protein MLATTKRELKIRKKRTALAKRNKQLRQLAIDVGFELVGHTEGSYPTDVYCMDANTHEKLDPRKMLIKGVDAIYKELESASASCSKSRGRANKQASVPPPVKDASLGDGHGTVYGFARGSDQTYSMVFAVQFQSQDSLLEIEKEAVDVFTSVLPKMAVHAYEVRVNGAQSVGGKRAGHLYSVGWRPGTTHGERAAVYAAQNTKDKHDPTHYIDLYNSLELVNSAWMVMEESLSPRAVLRTIDTLANTAVPMFGSQSSDIASHGPSLGSNMAASQHDQNGNGFANKMHVDRDMDSLPEYYGNVFAFGQWIHVDKEGRLVENERIKAAIPDGLFVIPGYRIAFDLGAATIVKAIWRGGMDTHGTTTSKVDITQGITRWGMSIQTNRGLNQRMRSGKGNIFGIRERLRQYYDIFSTPVGEEGDEDVDESKDA